In Melitaea cinxia chromosome Z, ilMelCinx1.1, whole genome shotgun sequence, a single window of DNA contains:
- the LOC123668678 gene encoding chromatin complexes subunit BAP18-like, protein MNNSAAKVGEIFREAGTAFNKLSEMTMLLHPMGETQPGGKWTEEEIEMLRNCVHRFAVDLNKLSQHIKARTVSQIRTTLKKKAFEDAGIPVRQVSSTMASSSQQPQVVSPLSIISQQSVLGKNAEVTLNMLNASENEVDVEGLSGDVKLEFETSNDDVGA, encoded by the exons ATGAACAATTCGGCGGCAAAG gtAGGAGAAATTTTTCGGGAGGCCGGAACAGCCTTCAACAAATTGTCCGAAATGACAATGCTTCTACATCCGATGGGTGAAACGCAACCGGG GGGTAAGTGGACAGAAGAAGAGATAGAAATGCTACGTAATTGTGTACATCGTTTTGCGGTCGACCTGAACAAACTAAGTCAGCATATAAAAGCTAGGACAGT TTCACAAATCCGTACTACTCTTAAGAAGAAAGCCTTTGAGGATGCAGGTATACCAGTGAGGCAGGTAAGCAGTACAATGGCCAGCTCGAGCCAGCAACCTCAGGTAGTCTCGCCACTGAGCATCATCAGCCAACAGAGCGTGTTAGGAAAAAACGCCGAG GTGACACTGAACATGCTGAACGCTTCAGAAAATGAGGTAGACGTTGAAGGCTTATCTGGTGATGTGAAACTGGAGTTCGAAACAAGTAACGATGATGTGGGTGCCTGA